Proteins encoded within one genomic window of Marasmius oreades isolate 03SP1 chromosome 4, whole genome shotgun sequence:
- a CDS encoding uncharacterized protein (BUSCO:EOG09261C0G), whose amino-acid sequence MTVLSLPSSFNNSFWSQDYRKGLEVLYRKLEQGTAENGQVIAFVRARAAAENQLANALSNLPNGKPGVGFHADDGASLLMTFQGLVAESVSQARIHRAVAKELETLVADPFEEWAGGYNSRLQQSKSVVLDQWLKGYESTQADVGKLKHQYLAKTRKADEAEEDAKFAPNSSRVTDHYTTSPRLRPLDGRSPPQRTASVSERIAQRLKEIQKRSVGALSGDSATPHATSESTSLFTAEHELESDRPKSGKGKGKAVDEGPASPAVLSSPLPMSPLLPPKVDIPPPPVSAGEMVLGGVPMPLSAISQLLTRAANEINLRPVKFPLLGEYQDCFNGEEFVMWLKDNMPALEGNLDRAEDAARALTEQEGLLRRIGEFGNAFEDADDAFYQFRAKAFNLDDKAETITSPIKSSIQTGEIIKRTNNFVSLVSKALAANPTNEPAFVRARHEAEEADKAYRVAVRQLDRRRLHLEERLEETFKTLQRWETERLRAIKTVLLQFQGTLAELPKSLESSFERQSTLIAAYQSDTDLTALIERYHTGPFRPDPQVYESVFHDECDTVFGIDIRKWSDGGVGLLSTPSPDRKEAIPEVVSALLRALASAYEKLPNDTEKRKAWIYEVPLVNVHHLREALNGVPPESPISPQLFEPYDVPVIASTIKLWLLELDPPLAMYEGWDDFRKIYPAIGATMVVKPDGDDAQEAKLKEVGAALQKLPKIHLYVLDAIVSHLKNLIDSTTVEEPNEVYIAKLALALGRTILRPKVENELSIQDRHPTLLFIDLLRYYDQLLPPTIVRKKRESERKIPTRKRTAPIDMRLSRSRISVGADAKQLLVAQQAAQQGIKIEQQAPPPVPPIPSQISQPSPRPPPPPMTPEKDASPPPPPPLPIFAEPQSVKAVTPPPLAISSDIPPRPAFKEPPPDDDDLPPRPMFKEPPPEPEDDDTPPRPSPAEASVEEPHSPNPRGKVPVTAVIPPSPDSRSIKRTSTSSRSGSPVPSSPEENKSSIARSSSGGVRGPRITRGPRAPGGGNVSSLVSNINRTTTTSPTPSYKRLSGSPSRRPSSVLGRSSAFSRRTMASDAEDDVVDK is encoded by the exons ATGACTGTCCTGTCGCTGCCATCGAGTTTCAATAATTCATTCTGGTCTCAGGACTATCGGAAAGGTTTAGAGGTGTTATATCGTAAACTTGAACAG GGAACCGCTGAAAATGGCCAAGTTATTGCATTCGTAAGG GCACGCGCTGCAGCCGAGAACCAGTTGGCCAACGCCTTGTCGAATCTCCCTAACGGAAAACCAG GGGTCGGCTTTCACGCCGATGACGGTGCTTCACTTTTGATGACGTTTCAAGGCCTAGTAGCAGAATCCGTTTCTCAAGCACGGATTCACAGGGCTGTTGCGAAAGAATTGGAGACACTCGTTGCAGACCCGTTTGAAGAGTGGGCTGGGGGCTACAAC AGTCGTTTACAACAAAGCAAGAGCGTCGTCTTGGATCAATGGTTGAAGGGCTACGAGTCGACTCAGGCTGACGTTGGTAAACTCAAACACCAATACTTGGCGAAGACCAGGAAGGCggatgaagcagaagaaga CGCGAAATTCGCCCCTAATAGCTCTCGAGTCACAGACCACTACACAACATCTCCTCGTCTCCGTCCTCTCGATGGCCGTTCACCACCTCAACGCACTGCCAGCGTCTCAGAACGCATTGCTCAACGACTCAAAGAGATTCAAAAGAGAAGTGTGGGCGCTCTATCCGGAGATTCGGCAACGCCACATGCAACATCTGAAAGCACCAGCCTCTTTACAGCAGAACACGAGTTGGAATCTGACCGTCCTAAATCtggcaaaggcaaaggcaagGCCGTCGATGAAGGTCCTGCTTCACCCGCAGTACTTAGTTCCCCATTGCCAATGTCTCCATTGTTGCCACCAAAAGTGGACAtaccacctccacctgttTCTGCGGGTGAAATGGTTCTTGGCGGTGTTCCAATGCCCCTGTCTGCTATATCTCAACTTCTAACTCGAGCAGCAAACGAGATCAACCTTCGGCCCGTGAAGTTCCCACTTCTCGGCGAGTATCAAGATTGTTTCAACGGTGAAGAGTTTGTTATGTGGTTGAAAGACAATATGCCTGCTCTCGAAGGTAACTTGGATCGGGCTGAAGATGCCGCTAGGGCTTTGACTGAGCAAGAGGGTCTACTTAGACGTATCGGAGAGTTTGGAAATGCTTTTGAGGACGCTGACGATGCCTTTTATCAGTTTCGAGCCAAG GCCTTTAACCTCGATGATAAGGCCGAGACCATCACATCCCCTATTAAGAGTAGTATACAGACTGGCGAGATCATTAAGCGTACCAACAACTTTGTCAGCCTTGTCAGCAAGGCCCTTGCCGCTAACCCTACCAACGAGCCCGCTTTCGTGAGAGCTAGGCACGAGGCTGAAGAGGCAGACAAGGCTTACAGAGTCGCGGTTCGTCAGCTGGACAGACGAAGACTTCACCTTGAGGAAAGGCTCGAAGAGACCTTCAAGACCTTACAGAGATGGGAAACTGAACGCCTTCGCGCGATCAAGACCG TCCTGCTACAGTTCCAAGGAACCCTTGCCGAGCTTCCGAAGTCGCTCGAGTCCTCTTTTGAACGTCAATCCACTCTTATTGCAGCATATCAATCAGACACGGATCTAACTGCGTTGATTGAACGATACCACACAGGCCCATTCAGACCCGATCCTCAAGTGTATGAATCGGTCTTTCACGACGAGTGCGATACCGTATTCGGAATCGATATTAGAAAGTGGAGTGATGGGGGAGTTGGCCTTTTATCCACCCCGAGCCCTGACAGGAAGGAGGCTATTCCTGAAGTCGTGTCTGCTCTGCTGAGGGCCTTAGCCTCTGCATACGAAAAGCTTCCCAACGATACCG AGAAACGCAAAGCGTGGATATATGAAGTCCCACTAGTCAATGTTCATCATCTACGCGAAGCGCTCAATGGAGTTCCGCCTGAATCTCCGATTTCTCCTCAGTTGTTCGAGCCTTATGATGTTCCTGTCATTGCTTCTACGATCAAATTGTGGTTATTGGAGCTTGATCCCCCCCTGGCGATGTACGAAGGATGGGATGACTTCCGAAAAATATATCCTGCAATAGGTGCTACGATGGTTGTAAAACCGGATGGCGATGACGCGCAGGAGGCGAAACTCAAGGAAGTGGGTGCCGCTCTGCAAAAACTGCCCAAAATTCACTTGTATGTCTTGGACGCAATTGTGAGCCATTTGAAGAA TCTTATTGACTCGACGACTGTTGAGGAACCAAATGAGGTGTACATCGCCAAGCTCGCTCTAGCGTTAGGTCGAA CAATTCTTCGACCAAAGGTAGAAAATGAGCTGTCTATTCAAGACCGGCATCCTACTC TGCTCTTCATCGATTTGTTACGGTATTACGACCAATTGTTGCCTCCCACCATCGTAAGGAAGAAGCGAGAATCGGAACGCAAAATTCCCACTCGGAAGCGTACCGCTCCTATCGACATGCGGCTGAGCAGAAGCAGGATCTCCGTTGGTGCCGATGCAAAACAGCTGCTTGTAGCTCAGCAAGCAGCGCAACAAGGTATCAAAATTGAGCAGCAAGCACCTCCGCCGGTGCCAcccattccttctcaaattAGCCAACCAAGTCCCAGACCCCCACCACCCCCGATGACCCCAGAGAAAGATGCTTCACCGCCTCCGCCTCCACCACTCCCTATTTTTGCCGAACCTCAATCGGTGAAAGCGGTAACTCCACCACCACTAGCAATCAGCTCGGATATACCACCCAGACCAGCCTTTAAAGAACCTCCACCAGACGACGATGACCTTCCTCCAAGGCCCATGTTTAAGGAGCCCCCTCCCGAacctgaagatgacgatACTCCTCCCAGACCCAGCCCCGCTGAAGCTTCTGTAGAAGAACCACATTCCCCGAACCCACGAGGGAAAGTTCCGGTCACTGCCGTTATACCTCCCTCGCCAGATAGTCGCTCAATCAAACGCACAAGCACAAGTTCTAGATCTGGGAGCCCTGTGCCCTCCAGTCCTGAAGAAAATAAATCCTCTATTGCAAGGTCATCCTCGGGAGGTGTTCGTGGACCAAGGATTACCAGAGGACCGCGAGCGCCAGGTGGGGGTAATGTCTCGAGTCTGGTGTCAAATATAAACCGGACCACCACTACCTCTCCCACCCCTAGTTACAAAAGGCTTTCAGGAAGCCCGAGTAGGCGGCCTTCAAGTGTTTTGGGGAGGTCCTCCGCGTTTTCGAGGCGAACGATGGCTAGTGACGCAGAGGATGATGTCGTTGATAAATGA
- a CDS encoding uncharacterized protein (BUSCO:EOG0926357F) produces the protein MASSVFYKFNSRKDESRVTFDGTGISVFDLKRDIILANNLGKANDFDLVLFDNNTKEEYKDDSTVIPRSSFVIVKRVPAIRTGRGKASLYLAGATNMVPISEPVQRSFGTIYKGAMSKRFDGKEEQKPSSATSTPLKSNVAGEDEAAAMAAMFQAQTANWAETQEKMSHATRIYNNTRGTGFARGGKPHTPHQPYQPERPLPASYVCYRCGQKGHWIKDCPTNNDRDYDNKPRIKRTTGIPRSMLKAVENPIGGELTQGVMVTPEGGYVVAQPDSVSWQKRVSRSKGLTAAEIRDRPPSDPTLTCPVDSKLFRDAVKTPCCGTLYCEDCIQTHLLERDFICLNCAKKIPSLDKLIVDKATRTKVNEYIESAVEDSKGEVFVEDQSRFGGQSEDTINLEGDFYDETGMNMDMQQMIVDSIPQLQAQISQISVMLQNPSLPAQVRQQTEMQYQQLKLQLQQAQAMSAALAAAVSFQQQQQQQQQQQVQQAQNTGGMGYGMQQGWTNPFPNQQPAGQDSAYQRLPLNNRRRNVKRERPSDFLEIGGESDAKVPRYWE, from the exons ATGGCATCCTCTGTCTTTTACAAGTTCAATTCTCGGAAGGACGAGTCCAGAGTGACATTCGATGGCACAGGTATATCTGTGTTTGACCTCAAACGTGATATCATTCTAGCCAATAATTTGGGTAAGGCCAACGACTTTGATTTGGTTTTATTCGACAACAATACGAAAGAGG AGTACAAGGATGACTCAACAGTCATTCCTCGGTCGTCATTTGTTATCGTTAAGCGAGTTCCAGCTATAAGAACTGGAAGAGGGAAGGCTTCTCTGTATTTGGCTGGTGCGACGAATATGGTCCCCATCTCAGAACCGGTGCAGCGCAGTTTTGGGACCATCTACAAGGGCGCAATGTCGAAACGTTTTGACggaaaagaagaacagaagCCCTCCTCG GCAACGTCGACGCCGCTAAAATCAAACGTTGCAGGAGAAGACGAGGCAGCCGCCATGGCAGCCATGTTCCAGGCTCAAACCGCCAACTGGGCGGAGACACAAGAGAAGATGTCACA CGCGACACGTATCTACAATAACACCCGTGGAACTGGATTTGCTCGTGGGGGCAAACCCCATACTCCTCATCAACCCTATCAACCTGAACGACCTCTTCCTGCCAGTTATGTTTGTTATCGTTGCGGTCAAAAAG GTCATTGGATTAAAGATTGCCCAACTAACAACGACCGTGACTACGACAACAAACCCAGAATCAAGCGAACGACAGGTATTCCTCGAAGCATGCTCAAAGCCGTTGAGAATCCCATTGGAGGCGAGTTAACACAGGGTGTGATGGTCACACCAGAGGGAGGTTATGTCGTCGCGCAACCGGACTC AGTCTCCTGGCAAAAACGGGTGTCACGTTCAAAGGGTTTGACTGCTGCTGAAATTCGGGATCGACCACCCTCAGATCCCACTCTCACATGTCCTGTTGACAGTAAACTCTTTCGTGATGCTGTCAAAACCCCATGTTGTGGAACCCTTTACTGCGAGGACTGTATTCAGACTCATCTATTGGAACGAGACTTCATCTGTCTCAACTGTGCTAAAAAGATACCTTCTCTCGACAAATTGATCGTGGACAAGGCGACACGGACGAAAGTGAACGAGTACATAGAAAGTGCCGTGGAAGATAGCAAGGGAGAAGTTTTTGTCGAGGACCAGTCGAGATTTGGAGGACAG TCAGAGGACACGATCAACCTCGAAGGCGATTTCTACGACGAAACGGGAATGAACATGGACATGCAACAAATGATTGTGGATAGCATACCCCAACTGCAGGCACAAATTTCCCAAATCTCCGTGATGTTACAAAATCCCTCCCTTCCCGCTCAGGTTCGGCAGCAGACCGAAATGCAGTATCAGCAGCTCAAATTGCAGCTTCAACAAGCCCAGGCCATGTCAGCTGCCCTCGCTGCGGCTGTTTCAttccagcagcagcaacagcaacagcagcaacaacaggTGCAGCAAGCACAAAATACAGGTGGAATGGGGTATGGTATGCAACAAGGATGGACAAATCCATTTCCGAACCAACAGCCAGCAGGACAGGACTCGGCTTATCAGCGGTTACCACTCAATAATCGGAGAAGAAACGTCAAACGTGAAAGGCCCTCAGATTTTCTTGAGATTGGTGGAGAAAGCGATGCCAAGGTTCCAAGGTATTGGGAATGA
- a CDS encoding uncharacterized protein (BUSCO:EOG09263CGP), whose product MGYVHRRLVSTAARIGSVSISHLPKFPPKEALYVPGTSATAFNPEEWAALQPPPPSALSAFVHRIGLSSILESPDIIQQACTHHTFLQLYQQHKPRDPAPATNAQLAAIGNSLMGLFATEFLRATYPYLPTRVMKAAVSAHVGPLTCANVAQEMGAAPLLRWHRSRGTITKPGVLHSDALASIPRALTALVYQKRSLPSARQFVHSYFLGREVDIRGMIKFLDPKKALLEMVEKFGRARPKSRLLKETGRYSNAPVFVVGIYSGEEQLGEGFGSSLKMAEYRAAEDALHRVYLTKTPSDLVQLPSQTFPLGVGDVYRKAPEGKYVAPNLVESEIMYASSGNSVEVAGDIS is encoded by the exons ATGGGATATGTCCACAGACGATTGGTCTCGACGGCCGCAAGAATAGGCTCAGTTTCGATTTCGCATCTCCCAAAGTTCCCCCCAAAAGAGGCATTATACGTCCCAGGTACTTCAGCTACAGCCTTCAATCCTGAAGAATGGGCAGCACTacaacctccaccaccttctGCTCTATCCGCCTTTGTCCATAGAATAGGCCTTTCATCAATCCTTGAATCTCCCGACATCATACAACAAGCATGCACTCATCACACTTTTCTGCAACTCTATCAACAACATAAACCTCGCGATCCGGCTCCAGCTACAAATGCACAACTTGCTGCAATCGGAAATTCATTGATGGGGCTTTTTGCAACAGAATTTTTAAGAGCCACATATCCGTATCTTCCGACACGAGTCATGAAGGCTGCAGTCAGCGCACACGTTGGCCCTCTGACTTGTGCAAATGTCGCACAAGAAATGGGAGCAGCGCCTCTCCTAAGATGGCATAGATCT CGTGGAACAATTACGAAACCTGGTGTTCTTCATTCTGACGCGTTGGCCTCGATACCTCGAGCTCTGACTGCTTTGGTCTATCAAAAACGCTCCCTTCCTTCTGCGCGTCAATTCGTGCATTCATACTTTCTTGGTCGAGAAGTGGACATTCGAGGAATGATCAAGTTTCTTGACCCCAAAAAAGCGCTTTTAGAAATGGTAGAAAAATTCGGCAGAGCACGACCGAAGTCTAG GCTTCTCAAAGAGACTGGCCGATATTCCAATGCACCGGTTTTTGTCGTCGGAATCTACTCTGGCGAAGAGCAGCTGGGAGAAGGTTTTGGCTCTTCGTTGAAGATGGCTGAGTACAGG GCTGCTGAAGATGCATTACATCGTGTTTACCTTACGAAGACGCCGTCCGACCTCGTCCAGCTACCGTCACAAACATTCCCCCTCGGTGTGGGTGATGTATATCGAAAAGCACCAGAGGGCAAATACGTCGCGCCGAACTTGGTCGAGTCGGAAATTATGTACGCGAGTTCGGGGAACAGTGTAGAGGTTGCCGGGGATATATCATAG
- a CDS encoding uncharacterized protein (MEROPS:MER0001911), with amino-acid sequence MMMGRIQRALGFQPIPVSTILFLSYFVLWLAVYASDQLAAIPAENDVNVTQALSDLQRITARPHPYNSHANDDVRDLIFRTIIERNQDIEIVVDRNSSGKWVSSTVIGVPAVASYFEGNNILVRIPGTAEKSTPGVLFSAHYDSVSTAPGATDDGIGISALLQLISYFQQHPPRRTVVFNINNGEEDGLHGAHAFLLHTWASEVKTFVNLEGAAAGGPVLPFRATSEDIMRAYHKGVNNYHANVLSADAFERGMIRSGTDYQVYIANGMRGVDFAFYRGRARYHTRYDAIPWMEGKERALWDMIQAALGTGIALVNEGDEVNLSSTRKGVWFDIFGRVLFLFSLDSLLTINIVALVVGPITVLLLLALQISFSRSRAEGHDRRLVSDTTPIVRALWGGLKYWIGLAAVVGVQVGWVVGWVHLNPFMLHTYPYTVMVSTFTLSILAFLFVVNLPFKARSNTDEPQPSSPLPLLFHTYLLTYLLLIICTVLITKSHVSGTYLITVWNVLVWLGCVVGTTIGRGGLIFSGKQTLALSGEEEGGRSDQTQENREGGHGLTVQAVSEENERTTEHTPLLARSRSPSPTQSLHLQITDHQTTYTWLPLLLIVLPLPLILLSQVVVILVGALSPTLADGGSPSQVYILFAMLSGIAGSFSWPFLVARSSSSTGSFAGGLHRYLVLLLAVVFVVTTVPGWLAGLLNGKGTTLFGFSVWTESCHIYPPFTPETPLKVFFQQSLQISPSISSTGTVTIVPRTTLTGVAEFLEDWIVPRIPSARNVICSNSGVDKSKAGLTKCSWPSGQKLIPAPGGDHRVNRSTDVPGRWDWVASPNIWFDARARNEVYNDPSGPAARISVLGRNTRNCRVYFDQPVYKYRVVSEGYEDNWELQDGEILADTGINEVRLWTRDWDKRLDLEVVWKNKEEGERTGHVACEWAEYESGMVGLPAQHSASKIPAFEEVLTFLPRWAVVSKLSDGLVEVSEEFSF; translated from the exons ATGATGATGGGGCGAATCCAACGCGCCCTCGGATTCCAGCCAATTCCAGTTTCAACgatcctctttctctcttacTTCGTCCTTTGGCTGGCCGTATATGCTTCAGATCAGCTAGCGGCTATACCCGCTGAGAACGATGTGAACGTTACTCAAGCACTCAGCGATCTGCAACGAATTACAGCTCGACCACACCCCTACAACTCCCACGCAAATGACGACGTACGCGACTTAATTTTCCGGACCATAATAGAGCGAAACCAAGATATCGAAATAGTGGTTGACAGGAATAGTTCTGGGAAATGGGTCTCATCAACAGTTATTGGAGTACCAGCTGTTGCTTCGTACTTCGAAGGCAATAATATACTCGTCCGTATTCCTGGAACAGCCGAAAAGAGCACCCCAGGGGTATTATTCTCTGCCCACTATGACTCTGTCTCCACCGCACCTGGTGCTACAGATGATGGAATCGGTATCTCTGCTCTCTTACAACTCATATCCTATTTCCAACAACATCCACCACGGCGGACAGTTGTCTTCAATATCAATAACGGAGAAGAAGACGGTTTGCATGGTGCTCACGCTTTTCTTCTACACACCTGGGCGTCCGAAGTCAAAACGTTCGTTAATCTTGAAGGTGCCGCAGCTGGTGGTCCTGTATTGCCCTTCAGGGCTACCAGTGAAGACATAATGCGGGCTTATCACAAAGGAGTGAACAATTATCATGCCAACGTTCTCTCTGCAGACGCATTTGAACGTGGCATGATTCGGTCGGGGACAGACTACCAAGTCTATATCGCGAACGGGATGAGGGGTGTAGACTTTGCTTTCTATCGCGGAAGAGCGAGATATCATACAAGGTATGATGCTATACCTTGGatggaagggaaagaaagagcATTATGGGATATGATACAAGCAGCATTGGGGACCGGGATTGCGCTGGTCAATGAAGGGGACGAAGTCAACCTATCCTCGACTCGTAAAGGGGTATGGTTTGACATTTTTGGAAGAGTACTGTTCCTCTTCTCGCTAGATTCCTTGTTAACAATCAACATTGTGGCACTGGTTGTGGGACCAATTACGGTTCTACTGCTATTAGCACTCCAAATCTCATTTAGTAGGAGCCGAGCTGAAGGGCACGACCGTAGGCTAGTGTCCGATACTACTCCAATTGTTCGCGCCCTTTGGGGTGGCTTGAAGTACTGGATCGGTCTCGCAGCCGTGGTTGGTGTACAAGTGGGCTGGGTTGTTGGTTGGGTACACCTGAATccattc ATGCTACATACCTACCCATACACGGTCATGGTATCGACATTCACCTTGTCTATCCTCGCCTTCCTATTCGTGGTGAACCTCCCCTTCAAAGCTCGAAGCAACACGGACGAGCCACAGCCTTCATCACCACTTCCACTACTTTTCCACACTTACCTCCTCACCTACCTACTGCTCATCATCTGCACCGTACTTATCACCAAATCACACGTATCTGGAACCTATCTTATCACGGTGTGGAACGTTTTGGTTTGGCTAGGTTGCGTGGTTGGGACAACGATCGGAAGGGGTGGACTGATATTTTCGGGGAAACAAACACTTGCCCTTTCTGGTGAAGAGGAGGGCGGAAGGTCTGACCAAACCCAGGAAAATAGGGAGGGCGGTCACGGTTTGACCGTGCAAGCAGTTTCTGAGGAGAATGAACGTACAACTGAACATACACCTTTACTTGCGAGGTCACGTTCTCCATCGCCCACTCAGTCCCTTCATCTACAAATAACCGATCATCAAACGACGTACACCtggcttcctcttcttcttatTGTACTTCCACTTCCCCTCATTCTCCTTTCCCAAGTAGTCGTCATTCTCGTTGGTGCTCTATCACCCACCCTTGCTGATGGTGGTAGTCCTAGTCAAGTCTACATCTTGTTTGCTATGTTATCAGGTATTGCCGGATCGTTCAGTTGGCCGTTCCTTGTTGCGCGAAGCAGTTCTTCCACAGGATCCTTTGCAGGCGGTCTCCATCGTTACCTCGTTCTTCTGCTTGCTGTCGTGTTCGTCGTGACCACCGTTCCCGGATGGCTTGCGGGTCTCTTGAACGGTAAAGGAACCACGTTATTTGGTTTCTCAGTGTGGACGGAATCTTGCCATATTTATCCACCTTTCACTCCCGAGACGCCACTGAAAGTCTTCTTTCAACAAAGCCTGCAAATCTCCCCGTCGATCTCAAGCACCGGCACCGTTACGATTGTACCACGGACTACCTTGACAGGTGTAGCAGAATTTTTGGAAGATTGGATAGTCCCGCGAATACCGTCTGCTCGGAACGTCATTTGCTCAAATTCTGGTGTCGATAAATCAAAGGCGGGATTGACAAAATGTTCTTGGCCAAGTGGACAGAAGTTGATTCCTGCACCAGGTGGTGACCACAGAGTCAATAGGAGCACGGATGTTCCAGGCCGGTGGGACTGGGTGGCCAGTCCTAATATCTGGTTCGATGCTCGTGCTCGTAATGAAGTATACAATGATCCCTCAGGACCGGCAGCAAGAATATCTGTGCTCGGGAGGAACACGCGAAACTGTCGAGTATATTTCGACCAACCTGTCTACAAGTATCGCGTCGTTTCGGAAGGCTATGAGGATAACTGGGAATTGCAGGATGGAGAGATTCTTGCCGATACTGGCATAAATGAGGTTAGACTATGGACGAGGGACTGGGATAAACGATTGGATCTCGAAGTTGTGTGGAAAAATAAAGAGGAGGGGGAACGGACTGGACACGTTGCGTGTGAGTGGGCAGAGTATGAGAGCGGGATGGTTGGGTTGCCTGCACAACATAGTGCCTCTAAAATTCCGGCGTTTGAAGAAGTTTTGACTTTTCTACCTCGCTGGGCGGTAGTATCAAAGCTGTCGGATGGCCTTGTCGAAGTGTCGGAAGAGTTTAGTTTCTGA